From the Cryptomeria japonica chromosome 2, Sugi_1.0, whole genome shotgun sequence genome, one window contains:
- the LOC131075124 gene encoding L-type lectin-domain containing receptor kinase IX.1-like: protein MECAGNISFAFPPQTGIKPDPDAYFEGDKIQLSRNEFVGNLTRSVGWATYNQPIPLWNKPSGALASFTSYFQFVIVSTSMLSGDGLTFFFAPFDAKPPSNGWGSLLGLYNRTTDGKITNPVVAVEFDTFKDEFDPDDNHVGIDVNSLVSKAIFSLNSEPEFLNKTLKNGRAWDAWVDYDGSTKKLQVFLLSNPSANLNNITKPRSPILTYHIDLRSFFPEEVRFGLSAATGIAAIETHTVSAWNFSCTYSWDISSPSRTPYGRRKIIMISLFVCFMGICCFLCFAGRWYFKQREARREEGDIELEEQLAQGPFKFSYAQLSEATRNFSKDELLGKGGFRGVYRGILPTTNETVAIKRIAQGSRQGRKEYISEVTIISKLRHHNLVRLLGWCHEQGDLLLVYEFLPNGSLDKYIFNESKVCLNWQRRYNVACGIASALIYLHEEWDQCIVHRDVKASNVLLDSNFNAKLGDFGLTRVVESDHAAASTTMVAGTRGYLAPEYIASGKASPESDVYSFGAVALEIAYGRQPIDYTLKEYDFRMVAWVWGLRRQGKILDAADKKLEGNFNIDVMERLMLV from the coding sequence ATGGAATGCGCAGGAAACATTAGCTTTGCTTTCCCTCCCCAAACAGGTATCAAACCAGATCCTGATGCTTACTTTGAAGGGGACAAAATACAACTCTCCAGAAATGAATTTGTAGGTAATTTGACACGGAGTGTAGGCTGGGCCACTTACAACCAACCAATTCCTCTTTGGAACAAGCCTTCGGGGGCTCTCGCAAGTTTTACATCATATTTTCAGTTCGTTATTGTAAGCACCAGCATGCTTTCAGGGGACGGACTCACTTTCTTTTTCGCCCCTTTCGACGCTAAACCACCCTCAAATGGTTGGGGCAGTTTGCTGGGCCTTTATAATCGAACGACAGATGGTAAAATTACAAATCCTGTAGTGGCCGTCGAGTTCGACACATTCAAGGACGAATTTGACCCCGATGATAACCATGTGGGAATTGACGTCAACTCACTTGTTTCCAAGGCCATCTTTTCGCTTAACTCTGAACCTGAATTCCTAAACAAAACTCTCAAAAATGGAAGAGCTTGGGACGCGTGGGTAGATTATGATGGGAGTACAAAAAAGTTACAGGTATTTCTTTTGTCTAACCCTTCTGCTAATCTCAATAATATTACTAAACCCAGAAGCCCGATTTTGACATATCACATAGATCTCCGTAGCTTTTTTCCGGAGGAGGTCAGGTTTGGCCTCTCCGCAGCCACTGGAATAGCTGCAATAGAAACCCACACAGTCTCAGCGTGGAATTTTTCTTGTACATATTCGTGGGATATTTCCTCCCCATCAAGAACTCCATATGGTAGGAGGAAAATTATTATGATATCCCTCTTCGTCTGCTTCATGGGCATCTGCTGTTTTTTGTGTTTTGCCGGGCGGTGGTACTTCAAACAGAGAGAAGCAAGGCGTGAGGAAGGGGACATAGAGCTAGAAGAACAGTTAGCTCAAGGCCCCTTCAAGTTCTCTTATGCTCAACTCAGCGAGGCTACCCGTAACTTCAGCAAGGATGAATTACTGGGAAAAGGAGGCTTCAGAGGAGTCTACAGAGGCATCTTGCCTACAACCAACGAGACAGTGGCCATAAAGAGAATAGCCCAAGGATCGAGGCAGGGAAGGAAAGAGTACATCTCAGAGGTTACAATAATCAGTAAGTTGAGACACCATAACCTTGTGCGACTCCTGGGATGGTGCCATGAACAAGGAGACTTGCTTCTTGTTTACGAGTTTCTCCCGAATGGAAGTCTCGATaaatatatattcaatgaaagcAAGGTTTGTTTGAATTGGCAGCGAAGGTACAACGTTGCTTGTGGGATAGCCTCTGCTTTGATTTATCTTCATGAGGAGTGGGATCAGTGCATAGTTCACAGAGACGTAAAGGCCAGTAATGTGTTGTTGGACTCAAATTTCAATGCAAAGCTGGGGGATTTTGGTTTGACAAGAGTAGTTGAATCTGATCACGCTGCCGCGAGTACAACCATGGTTGCAGGAACACGTGGGTATTTAGCACCGGAGTATATAGCATCTGGGAAGGCGAGCCCAGAATCAGATGTGTATAGTTTTGGAGCTGTTGCTTTGGAAATTGCCTACGGAAGACAACCCATTGATTACACCTTAAAAGAATACGATTTCAGAATGGTGGCCTGGGTATGGGGTTTGCGTAGACAAGGGAAGATTTTGGATGCGGCAGACAAAAAGCTAGAGGGGAATTTCAATATTGATGTAATGGAACGGTTGATGTTAGTGTGA
- the LOC131075129 gene encoding L-type lectin-domain containing receptor kinase IX.1-like, translating into MGYMIVELWRMFEVAPHTSFNDTHTTEINEIVGDLGWSVGWATYNQSVPLWDNSSGALASFTSHFQFLIRNSSSNSADGLTFFIAPFNFKPPANSWGEWLGLFNLTTNGILSNQVVAVEFDTFQNSFDPDDNHVGIDVNSAVSVANVSLSSEGKFLNNTLKNGQAWDSWVDYNGSTKQLQVFLLYNPSANLYNISKPRSPILSYHIDLRDYIPEIVTVGLSASTGLAFETHTVSASVCLLVLCCFLFIARRCYFKQREARPEEGDIELDEQFAQSSFKFSYAQLSAATHNFSDDEILGRGGFGSVYRGILPTTNETVAIKRIAQGSRQGRKEYISEVTIINKLRHRNLVRLLGWCHEQGELLLVYEFLPNGSLDKYIFNGSKEDCLNWQRRYSVACGIASALIYLHEEWDQRVVHRDVKASNVLLDSNFKAKLGDFGLARVVESDHAASRTTMVAGTRGYMAPEYIESGKASSESDVYSFGAVALEIACGRHPIDYSLEEYDLKVVAWVWDLRRQGKLLDAADKKLEGNFSSGEMEVQMLVGLLCSHPDPKARPTMREVLKILEFDSPLPYLPLNMPVPVYADILISHAG; encoded by the exons ATGGGTTACATGATTGTGGAACTCTGGAGAATGTTCGAGGTAGCTCCCCATACCAGTTTCAACGATACCCATACAACTGAAAT AAATGAAATCGTAGGTGATTTGGGATGGAGCGTAGGCTGGGCGACTTACAACCAATCAGTTCCTCTATGGGACAACTCTTCTGGGGCTCTCGCAAGTTTTACATCACATTTTCAGTTCCTCATCAGAAACTCCAGCTCGAATTCTGCGGACGGACTCACTTTCTTTATTGCCCCTTTCAACTTCAAACCACCTGCAAATTCTTGGGGCGAATGGCTGGGCCTCTTTAACCTAACCACAAATGGTATACTTTCAAATCAAGTAGTGGCCGTCGAATTCGACACATTCCAGAACAGCTTTGACCCAGATGACAACCATGTCGGAATAGACGTCAATTCAGCTGTTTCTGTGGCGAACGTTTCGCTTAGCTCGGAAGGTAAATTCCTAAACAATACTCTGAAAAATGGGCAAGCTTGGGACTCGTGGGTGGATTACAATGGGAGTACAAAGCAGTTACAGGTATTTCTCTTATATAACCCTTCTGCTAATCTGTATAATATTTCTAAACCCAGAAGCCCGATTTTGAGTTATCACATAGATCTGCGTGACTATATTCCGGAAATTGTCACGGTTGGCCTCAGCGCATCCACTGGATTGGCATTTGAAACTCACACAGTCTCAGC CTCTGTCTGCCTCCTGGTTCTCTGCTGTTTTCTATTTATTGCCAGGCGGTGCTATTTCAAACAGAGAGAAGCAAGGCCCGAGGAAGGAGACATAGAGCTAGACGAACAGTTCGCTCAAAGCTCCTTCAAGTTCTCGTATGCTCAACTCAGCGCGGCTACCCATAACTTCAGCGATGATGAAATACTGGGAAGAGGAGGCTTCGGAAGTGTATACAGGGGCATCTTGCCTACAACCAATGAGACAGTAGCCATAAAGAGAATAGCCCAAGGATCGAGGCAGGGAAGAAAAGAGTATATATCAGAGGTTACCATAATTAATAAGCTGAGACACCGTAACCTTGTGCGACTCTTGGGATGGTGCCATGAACAAGGTGAGTTGCTTCTTGTTTACGAATTCCTCCCAAATGGAAGTCTCGATAAGTATATATTCAATGGAAGCAAGGAGGATTGTTTGAATTGGCAGCGAAGGTACAGCGTTGCTTGTGGGATAGCCTCTGCTCTTATTTATCTTCATGAGGAGTGGGATCAGCGCGTAGTTCACAGAGACGTGAAGGCTAGCAATGTGCTGCTGGACTCGAATTTCAAAGCAAAGCTGGGGGATTTTGGTCTGGCAAGAGTGGTAGAATCTGATCACGCCGCCTCACGTACAACCATGGTTGCAGGGACACGTGGATATATGGCACCAGAGTATATAGAAAGTGGCAAGGCGAGTTCAGAATCAGACGTGTATAGCTTTGGAGCTGTGGCTTTGGAAATTGCCTGCGGAAGACATCCCATTGATTACAGCTTAGAAGAATACGATTTAAAAGTGGTGGCCTGGGTATGGGATTTGCGTAGGCAAGGGAAGCTTTTGGATGCGGCAGACAAAAAGCTAGAGGGGAATTTCAGTAGTGGGGAAATGGAGGTGCAGATGCTGGTGGGATTGTTGTGTTCTCATCCGGACCCAAAAGCAAGACCCACGATGAGAGAGGTATTAAAAATCTTAGAATTTGACTCTCCATTGCCGTATCTTCCCCTGAATATGCCTGTACCTGTGTATGCCGACATTCTTATTTCTCATGCCGGGTAA